Part of the Woronichinia naegeliana WA131 genome, TGATCTCCAAGGGCGTGACACTTTTTTGATTATTTTCTTCTCTACCATTGGGCTTTCTTCTCGTATAAAAACGCTTTTTCAGGGTGGAAAACCCCTACTCATTTTACTCACAGGTGCGCTAATCTATCTTTTCATTCAAAACTTGACAGGGGTTAGTGTCGCCGCCTTACTTGGTTTAAAGCTACCGATTGGTTTGCTTTCTGGCACCATTTCTCTGACGGGAGGACATGGAACCGTCGTCGCTTGGTCTTCTATTTTTAAAGATATTCACGATATTCCTAATGCTTCTGAAATTGGTGTTGCTAGTGCTACGTTTGGTTTAGTGATGGGAGGAGTCATTGGCGGCCCGGTTGCCAAATTTTTGATTATTAAAAACCGACTGAAAGCGAAGGATTATGAGGAAAATCTAACGGTTGGTATCAAACATGGTCAGCGTCATGTCCAGATTGACTATGATACCATGGTTAATTCTATTCTCGTTATTGCGATTACGATTGGTTTGGGTAGTCAAATCAATAATTTAATTTCTTTATCTGGTCTAAAATTGCCCCTTTTTGTTACCTGTATTTTAGCCGGTATTTTTCTGACCAATACTGTCCCTTTCTTATTCAAACGTTTTCCCTGGCCAACGGATACGCCTTGCCTAGCTCTCATTTCTGATGTTAGTTTGGGTTTATTTTTGGCGGTATCTTTAATGAGTTTACAGCTATGGACTTTGGTGGATATTGCGGGCCCCATTACGGTGATTTTGTTGGTGCAAACCTTGGTGCTGATTGCCTATACGGTTTTTCTTCTATTTCCGGCGATGGGCAAGAATTATGATGCGGCAGTGTGCTCGGCAGGATATTTAGGATTGTCACTAGGAGCGACTCCCACCGCGATCGCCAACATGACGGCGGTGACAAGACAAATGGGGGCTTCGCCTCAATCTTTTATCATTGTGCCTTTGGTAGGAGCGTTCTTTATCGATATTGCTAATGCCTTTATTATTCAGCATTTTCTGAGTGTTATCGGTTAAGGATGATGACCATCGGATCAATGCCTTTCCCAATCTGGGTACTTTATTGCACAGCGATCGCCTTGGAATTCATAGAAAAACCCCACCAAGAGGCAGGGTATAAACGCAAGAGGTTATCATGATTCCCGCTATTTGAGGGAAGACTGGGCGTAGTTCACTAAACCTGCACTAACGTAGTAGCTGTAACCGTCTAATTTGTTTTGTTGCGCGAGACGGGCAGGATTGTTCACTAAATCGCTAATACCAAGACTGAGGGTTAACACTGAAGCGGCGGCAATAACGTAGTTGCGGATGAGGGTGGTGGTTGGGGCGGACTGGGATAACATCAGGATTGCTCTCCTTTTCTCTTGCTATCCTCAGAATAGGTTGATTGTCGGGGGATGTCAGTCCCATAAGATCTGTAATTTCAAGGGTTTCAGGGTTTCTATCTTCCACTTCAACATGGAAATAAAGGGAAAGCGATCGCTATCTTGATAGAACAGAGAATTTACTATCCCACTAAACTATTTTATTCAAAACAATGCTTCCATCAAATCGACGTTTATCCCTTGCTCTGACCCTGTTATTTACTCTGACCCTTCCGAGTGTTAGTCTTGCCCAAGATAAGGGGGCAAAGGTTGAGGTTTTAGAAAAGACGACGGTTAGCTGGGATGGCGACTCGCTTCCAGTTTATCCGCAGGGCCAACCAGAGA contains:
- the gltS gene encoding sodium/glutamate symporter; amino-acid sequence: MSSYQLDPRQTIIVAILVLYLGKYLTSRIKFLQDFNIPSAVSGGVLASLVFGLCFVLFKFQINFDLQGRDTFLIIFFSTIGLSSRIKTLFQGGKPLLILLTGALIYLFIQNLTGVSVAALLGLKLPIGLLSGTISLTGGHGTVVAWSSIFKDIHDIPNASEIGVASATFGLVMGGVIGGPVAKFLIIKNRLKAKDYEENLTVGIKHGQRHVQIDYDTMVNSILVIAITIGLGSQINNLISLSGLKLPLFVTCILAGIFLTNTVPFLFKRFPWPTDTPCLALISDVSLGLFLAVSLMSLQLWTLVDIAGPITVILLVQTLVLIAYTVFLLFPAMGKNYDAAVCSAGYLGLSLGATPTAIANMTAVTRQMGASPQSFIIVPLVGAFFIDIANAFIIQHFLSVIG